The following are encoded together in the Bos taurus isolate L1 Dominette 01449 registration number 42190680 breed Hereford chromosome 10, ARS-UCD2.0, whole genome shotgun sequence genome:
- the LOC282340 gene encoding ribonuclease pancreatic isoform X1, translating into MALKSLVLLSLLVLVLLLVRVQPSLGKETAAAKFERQHMDSSTSAASSSNYCNQMMKSRNLTKDRCKPVNTFVHESLADVQAVCSQKNVACKNGQTNCYQSYSTMSITDCRETGSSKYPNCAYKTTQANKHIIVACEGNPYVPVHFDASV; encoded by the coding sequence ATGGCTCTGAAGTCCCTGGTCCTGTTGTCGCTGTTGgtcctggtgctgctgctggtgcGGGTCCAGCCTTCCCTGGGCAAGGAAACTGCAGCAGCCAAGTTTGAGCGGCAGCACATGGACTCCAGCACTTCCGCTGCCAGCAGCTCCAACTACTGTAACCAGATGATGAAGAGCCGGAACCTGACCAAAGATCGATGCAAGCCAGTGAACACCTTTGTGCACGAGTCCCTGGCTGATGTCCAGGCCGTGTGCTCCCAGAAAAATGTTGCCTGCAAGAATGGGCAGACCAATTGCTACCAGAGCTACTCCACCATGAGCATCACCGACTGCCGTGAGACCGGCAGCTCCAAGTACCCCAACTGTGCCTACAAGACCACCCAGGCGAATAAACACATCATTGTGGCTTGTGAGGGAAACCCGTACGTGCCAGTCCACTTTGATGCTTCAGTGTAG